The following nucleotide sequence is from Campylobacter sp. MIT 12-8780.
TGCAAGCTATACTCAGCAGGATTTAGAGCAAATGCAAGAAGTTGCCGAGCAAGTAAGGATTGAAAAATTTCTTACAAGAAATATACTTTCTTTAAGCGGTGGCGAGTTTCAAAGGGTGCTTTTAGCTAGAGCCTTGCTGAAAAAGCCTCAAATTTTACTCTTAGATGAACCAACCTCAGCCCTTGATATGAACTATGCTATCGAACTTTTAAGCTTGTGTGAAAATTTGCTTAAAAAGCAAAAGATCACTGTGGTGGCTATCTTACATGATTTAAATCTTGCGTCTATGTTTTGTGATGAAATTATCTTTTTAAAAGAAGGAAAGCTTCGTTATAAAGGTAGCACAAAAGAACTTTTTACAAAAGAGATTTTAAAAGAAATTTATGATTTAAATTGTGAAGTTTTGCTTCAAAATAATCAACCTTATATCTTACCTTTAAAGGAAAAATGATGAAAAAAATACTTTGTATATTAACATGTTTGCTTAGCTTTGCACTTGCCAAAGAAGAGCGTTTAGTTGTGCTTGATCCAGCCAGCATAGAAATCATTTATATGCTAGGAGCTGAAGAAAGCATCAAAGGCATAGCAAGCCTTCAACACAGCAATATCTATCCAGCCGAAAAAACAAGCAAACTTGAAAGCGTAGGAAGCTTTTCAAATCCTTCAGTTGAAAAAATCCTTGCGCTTGAACCAAGCCTAGTTATCTTAAGCTCATATTCTTTAGCTTTGGAGCCAAGATTAAAGAATTTAGGCGTAAAAACCTTATATATGGAGGCTTCAAGGCTTGATGATATGTATAAAAACATAGAAACTTTAGCCAAATATCTTAACAAAGTCAAAGAAGGACAAGCTTTAATTGCTAAAACCAAAAAAGAGCTTGAAGAACTCAGCAAAAGTCCACTTCATAAAAATGCCATTTTTCTTTTCTCAAGCAATCCTTTAATGGCATTTTCAGATAATTCTATGATTGCTGATATCTTAAGACTTTTAGGCATTGAAAACCTTACCCCAAAAAGTGATATTCAAAGACCGATGAT
It contains:
- a CDS encoding ABC transporter ATP-binding protein; protein product: MSINIENLSFAYEHKPLLESLSFKIEEGAFFGILGPNGSGKSTLMKNMLGILKPSSGSIYFFDKKVQDYGIKELAKIIGFVPQKSELMMPLLVQDVLLMGRYSALQSAFASYTQQDLEQMQEVAEQVRIEKFLTRNILSLSGGEFQRVLLARALLKKPQILLLDEPTSALDMNYAIELLSLCENLLKKQKITVVAILHDLNLASMFCDEIIFLKEGKLRYKGSTKELFTKEILKEIYDLNCEVLLQNNQPYILPLKEK
- a CDS encoding ABC transporter substrate-binding protein, with the translated sequence MKKILCILTCLLSFALAKEERLVVLDPASIEIIYMLGAEESIKGIASLQHSNIYPAEKTSKLESVGSFSNPSVEKILALEPSLVILSSYSLALEPRLKNLGVKTLYMEASRLDDMYKNIETLAKYLNKVKEGQALIAKTKKELEELSKSPLHKNAIFLFSSNPLMAFSDNSMIADILRLLGIENLTPKSDIQRPMISGEYILDKDPDLLIIGLQATDIKALVDQNPILKHTKAYKNNNLYVYEKVHTLLRISPNITNSIKDFKTMLESKVKQ